One region of Dysidea avara chromosome 1, odDysAvar1.4, whole genome shotgun sequence genomic DNA includes:
- the LOC136253318 gene encoding uncharacterized protein, which produces MINVHDALSVVQRTLVLLGNANELVSQTRRCNILRSVDQGLEKYGKEPPTNSEEFLFGKEFCPKLKATVESDKTLAQVVQISHRYQPYDQKSRQSTLGRTLNLNLHLLPRHTLTPVAGRAALFLENWACLTKDPWVLSTIRGYQIPLECLPEQHRSTITVSREQQSVLQEEVSKLREKGAVHPVQQSEAHIISPIFVVPKSGGGWRLIIDLRYLNSHIVPPHFKMEGLYMLPSIISQGWFMVKLDLKDAYLTIPVAQESWNLLTFQAGPPHNLMQFQCLPFGLCTAPFTFSKVTKPATQFLRQLGIHLIIYLDDLLLAAPTKDQLLVDLSTAIWLLTSLGFLINIPKSITAPTCHLEFLGFIVDTDNMVISLPAHKLHCIQKKASHLLSLDRIPMRTLACFIGTLVATKPAVWTGPLHYRALQDMKIRSLRQHPHYQGSVSLSKEARVDLQWWCSELPSHCSAPIWKPEASTVIESDASKLGWGAVCQGVPTGGRWTLEETKFHINYLELKAIFTAKNTTFPAVISVQEMSRKFSV; this is translated from the exons ATGATAAACGTTCACGATGCGCTAAGCGTTGTCCAGCGCACTTTAGTGCTGTTGGGGAATGCCAACGAACTTGTCTCCCAGACAAGGAGATGCAACATCCTCCGGTCTGTTGACCAAGGTCTGGAGAAGTATGGTAAGGAGCCCCCCACTAATAGTGAAGAATTCTTGTTTGGGAAAGAGTTTTGCCCCAAGCTGAAAGCGACAGTGGAGTCTGATAAGACGTTGGCACAAGTGGTTCAAATATCCCACCGCTATCAGCCATATGACCAGAAGAGCCGCCAGTCCACATTGGGTCGCA CACTCAATTTGAACCTGCACCTTCTGCCTCGACATACACTAACACCAGTAGCAGGAAGGGCTGCCTTGTTCCTAGAGAACTGGGCGTGCCTGACCAAAGATCCTTGGGTGCTATCCACCATCAGAGGGTATCAGATACCCCTAGAGTGTTTGCCAGAGCAGCACAGGTCCACCATCACAGTCAGCAGGGAACAACAATCAGTTCTGCAGGAGGAAGTGTCCAAACTGAGGGAGAAAGGGGCAGTTCACCCAGTGCAGCAGTCAGAAGCTCACATAATCAGTCCGATCTTTGTCGTCCCCAAAAGCGGCGGAGGTTGGAGACTGATTATAGACCTGAGATACCTGAACTCCCATATAGTACCGCctcacttcaagatggagggccTGTACATGCTGCCAAGCATCATCAGTCAGGGGTGGTTCATGGTGAAATTGGACCTAAAGGATGCGTACTTAACCATCCCTGTGGCTCAAGAATCTTGGAACCTTCTAACCTTCCAAGCAGGTCCACCACACAACTTGATGCAGTTCCAGTGCCTCCCATTCGGGCTTTGTACCGCACCATTCACCTTTTCAAAAGTTACAAAGCCTGCAACCCAGTTCCTACGTCAGTTAGGCATACACCTAATTATTTATCTAGACGATTTGTTACTGGCAGCTCCTACCAAAGATCAACTATTGGTGGACCTTTCAACAGCCATATGGTTGCTTACCAGTCTAGGGTTTCTAATAAATATCCCAAAGTCCATCACAGCTCCCACCTGTCATCTGGAGTTTCTGGGGTTCATAGTGGACACAGACAACATGGTAATTTCTCTCCCAGCACACAAGTTGCACTGTATCCAGAAGAAAGCATCTCATCTTCTTTCTCTGGACAGAATTCCAATGAGGACTCTGGCTTGCTTCATTGGGACACTGGTAGCAACCAAGCCAGCTGTATGGACAGGCCCTCTCCATTATCGTGCCTTACAGGATATGAAGATTCGATCACTTCGTCAACACCCTCACTACCAGGGTTCTGTGAGCCTGTCGAAGGAGGCACGGGTAGACCTTCAGTGGTGGTGCTCAGAGCTGCCTTCCCACTGCTCAGCCCCAATATGGAAACCAGAGGCCTCAACAGTGATCGAGTCAGATGCCTCCAAGTTGGGCTGGGGGGCAGTCTGCCAAGGGGTACCAACTGGTGGCAGGTGGACACTAGAGGAGACCAAGTTCCACATCAATTATTTGGAGCTCAAAGCAATATTCACAGCAAAAAATACCACATTTCCGGCGGTTATATCGgtacaggaaatgtcaaggaaattttctgtttga